AGAACGATTAAGCTTCTTGTACAAGCAGCCCATGAACTGTACAGTTCGTTGGAACAAGCTGCACTACTCGTGCTCCTGAACAATGGGTACTTTGATGCAGCAGATGTGGGCAACGTTAAGGAAGTCTGGAACAGCGTACGCGAGTACTTGAGGACAGAAGTGCCTCAGCTGAAGAGTGTAGACCTCCATGAGCCACTAGACGATGAAACTACCAGGCTCATACTCATGGCTGGCGAGAGGGCGATGAAAATTGGCAAGCTTAATGGAGCTTAGGAGACGTCTTAATACTATCCAAGGTCTCAGTCGCATTTCTCGAGGACTAAGGATTATTAATAGTTATTACATGGCTGGGGTGCGCAGGGATTTTGAGCAAATGGAGGCGTATGACGAAGCGTTGCTAGACAGTGTGGGAGCCATTTTGGGACTACTACCTTCAGAAGTCATTCAGTCTTCTCGATTCATAAATGCTCCTTCGTTGGCTCCGCGCGTAGTCTTGGCTTTTTTCAGCGATGGAGGGCTTTGCGGTAACTACAACGAGCTTGTGACCGAAGGTTTAGTCAGTTTAAAGTTGACGCAAAATGACAGGGTTTACGGTATTGGAACATTGGCTCCTGACAAACTTTCGGACCTTGGCATTAAGCCCGTGGATTACATTGGTGGACTCTATCAGTCTAAGAACACACCGCTTTTGGTGGATTTCTTCTTGGGCATAACTGAGGAGCTTTTCTCAGAACTTTGGCTGGTGTTCGTGCGGTCGGTGCCAGGTAAAGAGGGGCAATACGTTACTCAGAAAGCGAGCCCCATAACCTTGGAAGTGCAAGCGCGACATGGAGAGCTAATTGGAGAGCCCGAGGAGATCATTGATCAGGTATTAAGTTCCTACCTTACTGCAACCATGCTGCGAGCTTTCTACTCAGCTGCGTTTAGTGAGTTTTACATGCGCTGGTCGGCCATGACGCACGCAGAAGATAAAGCAAAAGAACTGGCTGACTCTGTAAAACTGAAGATTTCCCAAACTAGGCAGGAGCGTGTGACTAGGGAGCTACAAGATATAGTAGGTGGTATGAACTATGGAAGGTAAAGTAATAGGTATTCACGGTCCAGTTTTGGACCTTCAGTTCACTGATTACACCCCCTTTGAGCGTGAGCTCATAAAGGTGCGAGACATATTGGTGGAATGCAGAGCACTGTTGGGCGAAGGAAAGGTAAGAACAGTGGCACTGGGTCCTACCGAAGGCATCCGAAGAGGAGATAAAGCTACTGCACTTGGAAAGCCCATGACTATAAAGGTGGGAGAACAGCTCATCGGGCGTGTACTTTCGGGTATTGGAGCTCCACTTGACCAGAAGGAAGAACCCGAAGGTGAAGAACGCAGCGTATTCAACGTTCCACCGCAGGTGACTGCGGTTCTTCCTGTGTCCACTGTTCTGGAAACAGGTATAAAAGCATTGGATCTTCTAGCCCCGTTCCCACGTGGCGGTAAGATTGGTTTATTTGGAGGAGCTGGCGTTGGTAAAACCGTTTTGGTCATGGAGCTCATTCACAACGTCGCCATAAAGCACCGTGGTTACTCCGTATTTGCCGGTGTAGGAGAGCGCACACGTGAGGGGCAAGAGCTGTGGGAAGAGATGAGAGAAAGCGGTGTCATGGACCATTTGGTCATGATTTTTGGTCAGATGAACGAGCCACCCGGTGTTAGGGCAATAACGCCTTACGCTGCTGCTACTGTGGCTGAGTACCTCAGGAGCCAGTATGGTGGTGAAATCCTTTTGTTCATGGACAACATCTTCAGGTATGCTCAGGCAGGTATGGAAGTCTCCACTTTGCTCGGAAGGATGCCATCAGCCATGGGCTACCAGCCCACATTGTTCTCCGAAGTGGCACAAATTGAAGAAAGGATAAACAGTTTGGCTGAGGGCGCTATTACCTCAGTGCAAGCGGTTTATGTACCTGCTGACGACATCACTGACCCCGCACCTGCTACCATCTTTGGGCACCTGGATTCTTCTGTAGTTCTTTCGCGTGCCTTGACTGAAGTGGGTATTTATCCAGCCGTAGATCCGCTGCAAAGCAGTTCAAAAATGCTTGACCCAGAGGTGGTGGGATACAATCACGTACAAGTGGCTGGGCGCGTGAAGGAATTCTTGCAGCGTTATGAAGAACTAAAGGACATCATTGCACTACTTGGTATGGAAGAACTCAGTCCAGAAGATAGAGAAGTTGTACTTAGGGCGAGAAAAATACAAATGTTCTTGAGCCAGCCTTTCTTTGTAGCTGAGGCTTTTTCAGGTGCACCTGGTAAGTACGTGCCTTTAGAGAGAACCGTAGAAGGCTTCAAAGCCATAATCGATGGTAAGCTGGACCATGTACCAGAGAGCGCTCTGTACATGATCGGTGACATTAGCGAGGCTGGTGTTGATGTTTAGGGTGAACATTATAAGTTCCGATCAAATGCTTTTATTTGAGGCAAAATCGGTCATATTACCACTGGTAGATGGTTACATGGGTGTACTCCCTAGACACAGTCCTTTCGTGGCCACGTTGGACGTGGGGTTGGTTACCATAAAAACCGCAGAGGACGAGGAGAAGAATTATGCAGTTGCTGGCGGAGTGGCATCCTTCTCCTCTGGTTTTCTGCGTATCATAACGCCTGCTGTGTATGAAACTGACGATCTGAATACTTTTGTGGAAAAACTGGATGAGGAATACAAAAGAGCTCACGAAGCAAGTCAGCGTTACCGTTCAATAAAGCTGAATCCATAGCCGGCGACTCAAAAATGCTGTACATAATCATGAACAACAGCGTCCCATGATGAGTAAAACTATGCGATAATATTTTCATGGCTTTTTTGAATCTTTTTGACCAACGCAAGCTTTGGGAACTCGCAGAAAAGATTCCATTAGAACCTTTATCCGAGCGAAAGTCAATTTATGATGCATTGGGCTTGGTTTGCGCTGAGGACGTATTGGCACCTGAGGACATACCTCCAAAGGCTCGTTCTGAAGTAGATGGATACGCAGTACGGAGCCGTGATGTCAAAGGGGCTTCTGTGGAAAGGCCATCACTTCTTACGCGTGTGGGTAGCATTGTCGTAGACGAAGTTCCACAGTTTGAGCTTAACCCAGGTGAGTGTGCTTATATTCCTACTGGTGCTATTTTGCCTAAAGGCGCAGATGCTGTTGTAATGATTGAATATGTTGAAGAAAGTGGCAATTATGTGGAGGTTTTTAAGCCTGCTGCACCCTTGGAAAACGTGGTTTCGCCTGGCGAAGACATGAAACAAGGTGATATTGTACTAAAACGTGGTCAGCGCATTACTCCACAGGTAGTTGGATTGCTAAGTTATTTAGGAAAGTTGGAGGTTCAGGTGTACAGGCCTTTAAAGGTATTTGTGGCTGCTACTGGTAACGAAATTGTGGAACCTACTCAAGTACCTAACTTGGGACAGTACCGTGATGCTAACAGCTTAACTGTGTGGTCCATGCTCAAGGAAAGAGGATTTTATGCGCATAGGGGCTCCATTATTCGCGATGAACTCGAAAACATACATGAAGTCATAAATAAAGCTACTCAAAATTACGATGTCATTGTTTTGACTGGTGGTAGCAGTGCAGGCATTAGGGATTTGGTAGTACGTGCGGTGGAAGAAGCTGGTGGTACGGTACTTGCGCACGGGTTCACCATAAAACCTGGAAAACCTACGGTTATTGGCATTGTCAAGGAAAAACTGTTTGTTGGGCTACCAGGCCACCCCATGTCCTGCTTTGTTTCCGCATCACTAATCGTAATGCCTCTGCTCAGAAGGTTACAAGGTGAGAACGTAAAGCCAATGCCACTGCTTAAAGCTCGTTTGCGAACCGCTGTATTCTCCAGAATCGGTGTGGAAGAATGGATTCCGGTCAGGCTCAGCTATGAAGAAGAGCTGTGGGCAGAGCCTGTATTCTCCAAGTCTGGTATGGTAAGCAGCATGGTGCGAAATGAAGGCTTCTTGAGGATACCTCCCGAGTGTGAAGGAATGGAGCCCGGTGAGGTTGTGGAGGTGCTGTTGTTGTGAGAAAGATCTATTACGAAGTGCGAGAACTGGGGGAAGCAAAAGCGATTCTGCGTAACATGTGTCCTCCTTTAAAAGTTGAGACAATACCTGTTCGACAAGCATTAGGCAGAGTAACGGCTGAAGAAATACTGGCGAACCGAAGTGTTCCACATTACATAGCGGCTGCCTACGATGGTTACGCCGTTGATGCTTTAGTTACATATGGCGCTTCTGAAGGACATCCTTTGGAGCTCACTAATTACAGGGTTGTGAGCACGGGAGACGCTTTGGAATTTCGCGAAACCTGCGTAATTCCGCTGGAGGACGTTGTTGATTCTGGTGGTAAGAAGCTCATCTTCAAAGCATTTGCCGAAGGGACTAACGTGAGACAAGTTGGTGAAGACATCATAAAAGGCGACTTAGTGGTTCCTGCGAGGCACTGGCTGGAACCCATGGATATTGCGCTTTTATTGGCTGCGGGTGTTTATGAGGTCCCTGTTCTCAAGAAGCCCTTAGTTCTTCTCATACCCACCGGAGACGAAGTGCGATCCCCTGAGGAAGTCCTTAAGGAAGGAGAAATACCAGAAACCAATTCAGTGTTCATAGTAAATGAGTTAAAGGATTATTTCGATTTCATTGTGCTGCCACCTGTACCCAACAATGTGGACGCACTAAGGTCTGTCATTGACTCTTATTACAATGATGTGGACATCATTGCAACCATTGCAGGGTCATCTTACGGAGAAAGGGACGTGACAGCAAACCTACTGATGGGGCAAGGTTCGGACCCCGATTTACAGCAGCAACTTTACGTACATGGTATAAACATAAAACCAGGCAAGCCCACAATTTTGGCCAGTTATCGTGAAAAACCATTTATTGGATTCCCAGGTTTCCCTGTTTCTACTTGGGTAGTGGCTAAATTTGTGCTCGATAGCTTAGTCGAAAGCTACTATGGCTTATTGCCTCAGTGTTGGCAGCAAGGCAAAGCGCTAAGCGGTAGAAAAATACCCTCTGAGGGAGGAAGTATTGAATTTGTTAGAGGTGTTGTGGGCGCTGCTTCATCGCAAAAGGGATTGGTCTTCATGCCACTTAACCGTGGAGCTGGCGCTATGTCCAGCGTTGTTAGGGCTAACGCCGTATTAACCATCCCAGCAAATTCTGAAGGTTTCACTGAAGGAAGTGAACTTGAACTCCTCATGCGTTATGTGGGTTGGCCACTGCTGGTCGCCTCTGATGATATTGCCCTGAAGTTTCTGCTTAGTGATCTACGCAAGATGGGCGTTTTCCTAAACTATGTCTTTACTGGTTCTTCCACGGCCTTGGAGCTTCTTAGAAAAAATCTGGCAGCAGCAGCAGGAGCACATTTGCTTTGTCCTGATGGTTCGTACAACACCTGCATGGCTCCAGCTAATGCCATCAAAGTACCCTTCGTAAAACGTGAGCAAGGGTTCATGGTTCAGAGAGGTAATCCAAAGGGAATTAAGTCCGTGGAAGACTTAGAACGGTCGGATGTGGTTTTTGTGAACCGCGACAGGGGTTCGGGCACACGCATCTTACTGGATTACTTACTCCAACAAAAGGGCTTAGAACCGGATCACATTAAAGGCTATGATCATGAAGAGTTTTCGCATTTGCGGGTGGGTATGTGCGTGGCAAGTGGGTTAGCTGATGTGGGGCTCGGCATTAAGTTTGCTGCTGACGTTTTGGGACTGGATTTCGTCCCCGTGGCTGAAGAGGAGTATGACTTGTTCTTTCTTTCCGAGTACTCCAATCTAGCAGACACGATTAGTGACTTCATCAAGAGTAAACAGTTCCGCGCTCGTCTTTCCAACATGGGCGGCTACCGTTTAGTTGAATGAGAACACGAGTACCCAGGATAGAGGAGAATACTGCCGTTGAGAGTGAATCAAAATAAAACAAATAAATTAAATAACAGTAAGGAAGTGTAAAGTAAGGTGAAAGACAGCTTTGGCAGGGAAATAAACT
The genomic region above belongs to Coprothermobacter proteolyticus DSM 5265 and contains:
- a CDS encoding F0F1 ATP synthase subunit epsilon, translated to MFRVNIISSDQMLLFEAKSVILPLVDGYMGVLPRHSPFVATLDVGLVTIKTAEDEEKNYAVAGGVASFSSGFLRIITPAVYETDDLNTFVEKLDEEYKRAHEASQRYRSIKLNP
- a CDS encoding molybdopterin molybdotransferase MoeA codes for the protein MAFLNLFDQRKLWELAEKIPLEPLSERKSIYDALGLVCAEDVLAPEDIPPKARSEVDGYAVRSRDVKGASVERPSLLTRVGSIVVDEVPQFELNPGECAYIPTGAILPKGADAVVMIEYVEESGNYVEVFKPAAPLENVVSPGEDMKQGDIVLKRGQRITPQVVGLLSYLGKLEVQVYRPLKVFVAATGNEIVEPTQVPNLGQYRDANSLTVWSMLKERGFYAHRGSIIRDELENIHEVINKATQNYDVIVLTGGSSAGIRDLVVRAVEEAGGTVLAHGFTIKPGKPTVIGIVKEKLFVGLPGHPMSCFVSASLIVMPLLRRLQGENVKPMPLLKARLRTAVFSRIGVEEWIPVRLSYEEELWAEPVFSKSGMVSSMVRNEGFLRIPPECEGMEPGEVVEVLLL
- the atpD gene encoding F0F1 ATP synthase subunit beta — protein: MEGKVIGIHGPVLDLQFTDYTPFERELIKVRDILVECRALLGEGKVRTVALGPTEGIRRGDKATALGKPMTIKVGEQLIGRVLSGIGAPLDQKEEPEGEERSVFNVPPQVTAVLPVSTVLETGIKALDLLAPFPRGGKIGLFGGAGVGKTVLVMELIHNVAIKHRGYSVFAGVGERTREGQELWEEMRESGVMDHLVMIFGQMNEPPGVRAITPYAAATVAEYLRSQYGGEILLFMDNIFRYAQAGMEVSTLLGRMPSAMGYQPTLFSEVAQIEERINSLAEGAITSVQAVYVPADDITDPAPATIFGHLDSSVVLSRALTEVGIYPAVDPLQSSSKMLDPEVVGYNHVQVAGRVKEFLQRYEELKDIIALLGMEELSPEDREVVLRARKIQMFLSQPFFVAEAFSGAPGKYVPLERTVEGFKAIIDGKLDHVPESALYMIGDISEAGVDV
- a CDS encoding substrate-binding domain-containing protein, with the protein product MRKIYYEVRELGEAKAILRNMCPPLKVETIPVRQALGRVTAEEILANRSVPHYIAAAYDGYAVDALVTYGASEGHPLELTNYRVVSTGDALEFRETCVIPLEDVVDSGGKKLIFKAFAEGTNVRQVGEDIIKGDLVVPARHWLEPMDIALLLAAGVYEVPVLKKPLVLLIPTGDEVRSPEEVLKEGEIPETNSVFIVNELKDYFDFIVLPPVPNNVDALRSVIDSYYNDVDIIATIAGSSYGERDVTANLLMGQGSDPDLQQQLYVHGINIKPGKPTILASYREKPFIGFPGFPVSTWVVAKFVLDSLVESYYGLLPQCWQQGKALSGRKIPSEGGSIEFVRGVVGAASSQKGLVFMPLNRGAGAMSSVVRANAVLTIPANSEGFTEGSELELLMRYVGWPLLVASDDIALKFLLSDLRKMGVFLNYVFTGSSTALELLRKNLAAAAGAHLLCPDGSYNTCMAPANAIKVPFVKREQGFMVQRGNPKGIKSVEDLERSDVVFVNRDRGSGTRILLDYLLQQKGLEPDHIKGYDHEEFSHLRVGMCVASGLADVGLGIKFAADVLGLDFVPVAEEEYDLFFLSEYSNLADTISDFIKSKQFRARLSNMGGYRLVE
- a CDS encoding F0F1 ATP synthase subunit gamma, which gives rise to MASLMELRRRLNTIQGLSRISRGLRIINSYYMAGVRRDFEQMEAYDEALLDSVGAILGLLPSEVIQSSRFINAPSLAPRVVLAFFSDGGLCGNYNELVTEGLVSLKLTQNDRVYGIGTLAPDKLSDLGIKPVDYIGGLYQSKNTPLLVDFFLGITEELFSELWLVFVRSVPGKEGQYVTQKASPITLEVQARHGELIGEPEEIIDQVLSSYLTATMLRAFYSAAFSEFYMRWSAMTHAEDKAKELADSVKLKISQTRQERVTRELQDIVGGMNYGR